CAGGTTTTAGTAACTGCTTGGCCAATAGCACGCGGTTACGCTCGCCACCTGATAGGGCTTTTACGGGCGTACGGGCACGCTCTGGGGCAAATAAGAAGTCTTGTAGATAACTCATAATATGAGTCTTGCGGCCGCCGACTTCAACAAAGTCTGAGCCTTCTGAGACGTTTTGGGCCACACTGGCTTCAAGATCCAACTGATCTCGCAGCTGGTCAAAGAATGCGATCTTTAAGCTAGTGCCTAACTCAACGCTGCCAGTCTTGGTCACTTCGTCGTCTGACATGTCGAGTAAGGCTTTAATCAGCGTGGTTTTGCCTGCGCCATTAGGTCCGACAATACCAATCTTGTCACCGCGCATGATAGTGGTGGTAAAGTTGTCGACCAACACATTACCATCATATTCAAGATGAAGGTTTTTGACTTTACAAACCAGCTTGCCGCTTTTTTCGCCTTGACCCATGGTAATGTTGACATTACCGACTTGTTCACGGCGGTCGCCACGTTCTTCGCGCAATGCTTTTAGATCGCGTACGCGGCCTTCATTACGGGTACGTCGGGCCTTAATACCTTGGCGAATCCATACTTCTTCTTGAGCCAGTTTCTTATCAAAGTTAGCGTTATTCTTCTCTTCAGCCAATAGCTGTAGCTCTTTTAGCTCTTGATAGCGTGCGTAACCACCTGCACCTTGGGTCACGTCATAGCTGGTCAATTGACCGCGGTCCAGCTCAATAATGCGGGTTGATAACTTATTAACAAAGGCTCTGTCATGGGTGACGAACAGTAAGGTCAGCCCTTGCCAATCTAATAAGAAGCGCTCTAGCCATTCAATACTATCAACATCCAAATGGTTAGTCGGCTCATCGAGCAGCAGCACATCAGGCTTGGTCACTAGTGAGCGTGCTAATAAAACACGGCGCTTACGACCACCAGAGAGCGACGATAAGTCATCTTCTGGATCAAGCCCCATAGTGGTGATTAGACGGGTTGCTTCGCGCTCTAAATCCCAGCCATGTACCGCATCGATATCATGCTGCAAGTCTGCCATACGCTCGCACGCATCCATATCACCATTAGCGCACAAGTCAGTTTGCTTATCATAGTTGATCAGTAGATCTGCGGTACGGCGACTACCGCCCATGACGATATCTAATATTCTGCCATTGGTTTCGGGCACATCCTGCTCGAGCATGGCAACGCGTACGCTGCTGTTAATAATAACTTCGCCGCTATCAGGCAGCAATGAGCTATTGATCAGCTTAAACAAGGTGGATTTGCCTTCGCCATTGCGGCCGATTAAGCACACGCGCTCGCCTGCATCGATAGCAAAGTCAATACCATCAAGGACAGGAGCGACGCCAAAGGCAAGGTGAATATCTTTTAAATGTATCAGTGCCATAGAGTATCTTAAGCTTATATAATAGTGAGGTAGGGGTTGTTGCGAAATTGCGAGCAGTATAACATGCTGCCATGCGACTGTAGTGTGAGTAAAAAATTTTTATGATGGCTATTTCAGCGCCGTCACTCTACTAGTAGGCTACTAGGGAGTTATCAATTGTAAGCTATCAAATAAGAAGCTGTTAACTACCTATGGAGCTAAATATCTTGATCTATCATTTTGACCCGAATAGTCATCGGTATTATTCACAGTGCCATACGCGAAACCCTGTAGATACAATGATTTTAGAAAATTAAATATCTTTTCTTACCACATAAATAAAACCCACCATTTTAATATGAGACCGCAATGGCACAAACTGAGCTAGCAGCACAAGTGATTGAGTTACAAATGAATATGGCACATCTTGAGCTGACCGTAGAGCGACTCGATGAGGTTATTACTCGGCAAGATAAGCATATCCGAGAGTTACAACGTCAGCTACAGCTGGTCTATAAGCAAGTTGAAAACCAGAATGCAGACAGTGGTATTGCCCCGTTCGATGCGGTGGCAG
The sequence above is a segment of the Psychrobacter sp. PL19 genome. Coding sequences within it:
- a CDS encoding ATP-binding cassette domain-containing protein gives rise to the protein MALIHLKDIHLAFGVAPVLDGIDFAIDAGERVCLIGRNGEGKSTLFKLINSSLLPDSGEVIINSSVRVAMLEQDVPETNGRILDIVMGGSRRTADLLINYDKQTDLCANGDMDACERMADLQHDIDAVHGWDLEREATRLITTMGLDPEDDLSSLSGGRKRRVLLARSLVTKPDVLLLDEPTNHLDVDSIEWLERFLLDWQGLTLLFVTHDRAFVNKLSTRIIELDRGQLTSYDVTQGAGGYARYQELKELQLLAEEKNNANFDKKLAQEEVWIRQGIKARRTRNEGRVRDLKALREERGDRREQVGNVNITMGQGEKSGKLVCKVKNLHLEYDGNVLVDNFTTTIMRGDKIGIVGPNGAGKTTLIKALLDMSDDEVTKTGSVELGTSLKIAFFDQLRDQLDLEASVAQNVSEGSDFVEVGGRKTHIMSYLQDFLFAPERARTPVKALSGGERNRVLLAKQLLKPANILVLDEPTNDLDMATLELLEESVASFNGTILLISHDRSFMDNVVTSTWVFDTDEDNKGIVKEYVGGYQEYLVQKNREQAALAAKSGNKGATNGKSANKSAPTAKPNKAAKKLNYNDQRELDNLPKEIAALEAEQTQLQEKLADGSWFTQDVDAATAASERLLTIEEEMMHKLERWDILEG
- a CDS encoding SlyX family protein, with the protein product MAQTELAAQVIELQMNMAHLELTVERLDEVITRQDKHIRELQRQLQLVYKQVENQNADSGIAPFDAVADRPPHY